One genomic region from Geotoga petraea encodes:
- a CDS encoding metallophosphoesterase family protein, with translation MRIAVMSDIHGNFEALSAVMSAIETEDIDEIVFLGDLVLKGPEPKDCFQFMKQIKPYIWLKGNTDEWFNLKEINQIENKLKKESYEYFLFAKNELSNNNLRFLSRLPEKDSFEIFDKSFLCVHGSPISNNDVIDSKRTDKEIEEMLKNVEEDVLLCGNSHQYFYKEINGKKIINVGSVGLPFDEIPKASFIVLDIRKDKDMETEFKRVDYDIENHLQIAEEKGFPSYKKYKNEIIEAKKY, from the coding sequence ATGAGAATAGCTGTTATGTCGGATATTCATGGAAATTTTGAAGCTCTTAGTGCTGTTATGTCCGCTATTGAAACAGAAGATATTGATGAAATAGTGTTTTTGGGGGATTTGGTTTTAAAAGGGCCAGAACCTAAAGATTGTTTTCAATTTATGAAACAAATAAAGCCATATATTTGGCTTAAAGGTAATACAGATGAATGGTTTAATTTAAAAGAAATCAATCAAATAGAAAACAAACTAAAAAAAGAATCCTATGAATATTTTCTTTTTGCAAAAAATGAACTTAGCAATAATAACCTTAGATTTTTAAGTAGATTACCTGAGAAAGATTCTTTTGAAATATTTGATAAAAGTTTCTTATGCGTACACGGATCTCCAATATCAAATAATGATGTTATTGATTCAAAAAGAACAGATAAAGAAATTGAAGAAATGCTGAAGAATGTTGAAGAAGATGTCTTATTGTGTGGTAATTCTCATCAATACTTTTACAAGGAAATAAACGGTAAAAAGATAATTAACGTTGGAAGTGTAGGGCTTCCTTTTGACGAGATTCCTAAGGCAAGTTTCATAGTTCTCGATATCAGAAAGGATAAAGATATGGAAACTGAATTTAAAAGGGTAGATTATGATATTGAAAATCATCTGCAAATCGCTGAAGAAAAAGGATTTCCTTCTTATAAAAAATATAAAAATGAAATAATAGAAGCAAAAAAATATTAA
- a CDS encoding NYN domain-containing protein, giving the protein MNNLFVFMDYQNQPVDPELVTQKLNDYGKLVGGKAYGHWSKFPATMFSFSRHGIELIEMPEDGFGNKKGNDIKLAVDAMETMFSLPHVGDFVLVTGDADFVPLVKKLRTYGKSVIVIGRSKNTSPDMQLSADTYIPYEEIVKSEKINSTDSFDDIVEEIIKIMEEKNLQPDEIVIKRIITGMGIYYGTFGYKTMASFIKDIQKEVKKIILKEVEYSEYEENYMRFLERLVATSDLAMDVEKLAKSAKQKHQWIAKNSSSETLNHFIMQMISNGRLRQNKKGFLYVPAPRRWEIKYDKILPYPELREKFTKHVYDLFTKGKVSTISDALHRAKDDLNLTNKVIGSFGIALKFSGMFLGPDGSDYVSLKTPVKLNGSFDEFKISLDTFYVKRILKDEDIHENSLPIVSKYVFDESSPNPVKKVLDYLVKAKEVKLEKSYYKYYK; this is encoded by the coding sequence ATGAATAACTTATTTGTGTTCATGGATTATCAGAATCAGCCTGTTGATCCAGAATTAGTAACACAAAAGCTTAACGATTATGGAAAATTGGTTGGAGGAAAGGCGTATGGGCACTGGTCGAAATTTCCTGCAACAATGTTTTCTTTTTCAAGGCACGGTATTGAATTGATTGAAATGCCCGAAGATGGTTTCGGAAACAAGAAGGGTAATGACATTAAATTAGCGGTAGACGCAATGGAAACTATGTTTTCATTACCACATGTAGGGGATTTCGTGTTAGTTACAGGAGATGCTGACTTTGTACCTCTTGTAAAAAAATTAAGGACTTATGGAAAGTCAGTAATTGTAATAGGTAGAAGTAAAAATACTTCTCCCGATATGCAATTGTCTGCGGACACTTACATACCTTACGAAGAAATTGTTAAGTCTGAAAAGATAAATTCTACAGATTCTTTTGATGATATTGTTGAAGAAATCATCAAAATAATGGAAGAAAAGAATTTACAACCAGATGAAATAGTTATAAAAAGAATAATTACGGGTATGGGGATTTATTACGGCACTTTTGGTTACAAGACAATGGCTTCTTTTATAAAAGATATTCAAAAAGAAGTTAAGAAAATAATTTTAAAAGAAGTAGAATATTCTGAATATGAAGAAAACTACATGAGATTCCTTGAAAGGTTGGTTGCTACAAGTGATTTAGCTATGGATGTAGAAAAACTTGCAAAATCAGCAAAACAAAAACATCAATGGATAGCTAAAAACTCCAGCAGTGAAACGCTTAATCATTTCATAATGCAGATGATAAGCAATGGAAGGCTTAGACAAAACAAGAAGGGGTTTTTATATGTTCCTGCTCCAAGAAGATGGGAGATAAAATACGATAAGATTCTTCCTTATCCAGAATTGAGAGAAAAATTTACAAAACATGTTTATGACCTATTCACAAAGGGTAAAGTGTCTACTATATCAGATGCTCTTCACAGAGCAAAAGATGATCTAAATTTAACAAATAAAGTTATAGGTTCTTTTGGGATAGCATTAAAGTTTTCAGGGATGTTCTTAGGGCCTGATGGGTCTGATTATGTTAGTTTGAAAACACCTGTAAAACTTAACGGTAGCTTTGACGAGTTCAAAATTTCTTTAGATACTTTTTATGTAAAAAGAATTTTAAAAGATGAAGATATACATGAAAATTCACTTCCAATAGTTTCAAAATATGTTTTTGATGAATCAAGTCCAAATCCAGTTAAAAAAGTTTTGGATTATCTTGTGAAAGCAAAAGAAGTCAAACTTGAAAAAAGCTATTACAAATATTACAAATAA
- a CDS encoding amidase family protein: protein MNLKNLTIKKIQKMFEGNELTSVELTEFYLGRIANYNGRLNAIIEINPDALDIAFKMDQERKNGKVRSPLHGIPFVIKANIDTGDKMRTSAGAIALKDNYAEKDAHIVKLLRKAGAVLLGKANLSEFANFISFNLPNGFSAVGGQTKNPYGDYDTGGSSSGSGVAVAADFCTFAIGTETSGSILSPASSNSCVGLKPTTGSISRTGIIPISHSQDTAGPITRTVEDAYLVFKEVVGYDKKDVKTIIAKDYNLKRKEKKSFKNKKFGYHKTIINYLSESQKIVWEESIKMLEANGAEVIPFEYEDMNRISNINTLLYEFKYGINNYLKDKKLEVKSLTDVIKFNQRNRKAIPYGQSILLKANSTSGYLKEKEYLESLLDDRKYSREEGIDKKIEELGLDAIISPANFGAMVPAKAGYPSITVPAGYTDEGPFGFTFSHKAGRETEIISLAELFEKMHDVRKLPELK from the coding sequence ATGAATTTGAAAAATTTAACCATTAAAAAAATACAAAAAATGTTTGAGGGAAATGAGCTTACATCAGTAGAATTAACGGAATTTTACTTAGGTAGAATTGCTAATTACAACGGAAGATTGAATGCAATAATAGAAATAAATCCAGATGCTTTAGATATCGCCTTTAAAATGGATCAAGAGAGAAAAAATGGGAAAGTAAGAAGCCCACTTCATGGAATACCTTTTGTTATTAAAGCCAATATTGACACTGGAGATAAAATGAGGACAAGTGCAGGAGCCATTGCATTAAAAGACAATTATGCTGAAAAAGATGCTCATATTGTGAAACTTTTGAGAAAAGCTGGGGCTGTATTGTTGGGAAAGGCCAATTTAAGCGAATTTGCAAATTTCATTTCTTTTAACCTTCCAAACGGATTTTCTGCTGTTGGAGGGCAAACGAAGAACCCATATGGAGATTACGATACAGGTGGTTCGAGTTCTGGTTCTGGAGTAGCTGTAGCAGCAGATTTTTGTACTTTTGCAATAGGGACTGAAACATCAGGCTCTATTCTTTCTCCTGCAAGTTCAAATTCTTGCGTTGGACTAAAACCAACAACAGGAAGTATTAGTAGAACAGGGATAATCCCTATATCACACAGTCAAGATACTGCAGGGCCCATCACTAGAACAGTTGAAGATGCTTACTTGGTTTTCAAAGAAGTAGTTGGATACGACAAAAAAGATGTTAAAACAATTATTGCTAAAGATTATAATTTAAAAAGAAAAGAAAAAAAATCTTTTAAAAACAAAAAGTTTGGATATCATAAAACTATAATAAACTATCTTAGTGAATCTCAAAAAATAGTTTGGGAAGAATCTATAAAAATGTTGGAAGCAAATGGTGCAGAGGTAATACCTTTTGAATATGAGGATATGAATAGAATATCTAATATAAACACATTGCTCTATGAATTTAAATACGGAATAAACAATTATTTGAAAGATAAAAAATTGGAAGTTAAGAGTCTTACAGATGTAATAAAATTCAACCAAAGAAACAGAAAAGCTATTCCATACGGTCAATCTATATTGCTAAAAGCAAACTCAACCTCAGGATATTTAAAAGAAAAAGAGTATTTGGAAAGCTTATTAGACGATAGAAAATATTCAAGAGAAGAAGGTATTGATAAAAAAATTGAAGAATTGGGATTAGATGCCATTATTTCTCCAGCCAATTTTGGAGCCATGGTTCCTGCAAAAGCAGGTTATCCTTCAATCACAGTTCCTGCGGGATACACGGATGAAGGTCCTTTTGGATTTACGTTTAGCCACAAAGCTGGTAGAGAAACGGAAATAATATCTTTAGCTGAATTATTTGAAAAGATGCACGATGTTAGAAAACTTCCAGAATTAAAATAA
- a CDS encoding protein-L-isoaspartate(D-aspartate) O-methyltransferase, with translation MNFDYLRERMVNENLFSRGIKNERVLNAFKKVPRENFIPEEEKLHAYEDHPIPIGNGQTISQPYIVSYMIEKLNLDSKDVLEIGTGSGYQTALLAEIFEEVYTIEKIEKLQIKAKNVLESLGYKNIIYKTGNGINGWKGKSFSNIIVSAAARHFPDKLFEQLKIDGVMIIPIGETFFQNLYKITKKDENNIEKEELIGVRFVPLVDD, from the coding sequence ATGAACTTCGATTATCTAAGAGAGAGAATGGTGAATGAAAATCTATTTTCAAGAGGTATAAAAAATGAAAGAGTTTTAAATGCCTTTAAAAAAGTACCAAGAGAAAATTTTATCCCTGAAGAAGAAAAATTACATGCTTACGAAGATCACCCTATACCAATTGGAAATGGTCAAACTATTTCTCAGCCGTATATTGTGTCTTATATGATAGAAAAATTGAATTTGGATAGTAAAGATGTGTTAGAGATTGGCACTGGGTCAGGCTATCAAACAGCCCTTTTGGCAGAAATATTTGAAGAAGTTTATACGATTGAGAAAATTGAAAAATTACAAATAAAAGCAAAAAATGTTTTGGAAAGTTTGGGTTATAAAAATATTATTTATAAAACTGGTAATGGAATAAATGGTTGGAAGGGTAAAAGTTTTAGCAATATAATAGTTTCAGCAGCAGCAAGGCACTTTCCTGACAAGTTATTTGAACAACTAAAAATTGATGGGGTTATGATAATTCCTATTGGAGAAACTTTTTTTCAAAATTTGTACAAAATTACAAAAAAAGATGAAAACAACATAGAAAAAGAAGAATTAATCGGGGTAAGATTTGTTCCTTTAGTTGATGATTAA
- a CDS encoding DUF5362 family protein, which yields MISVDLVEKLGKWTYFIGILSLIGGIIGVIGGLFAYGVGAIPGIITIFMAIKLMKIRNSAMAYKYDEGKNEKHIEEILDNLRVYFTIQGVLIIVSLVMAIIGVIIALSTGQELY from the coding sequence ATGATTTCTGTAGATTTAGTAGAAAAACTGGGTAAATGGACGTATTTCATAGGTATTCTTTCACTAATTGGAGGAATAATTGGCGTAATTGGGGGGCTTTTTGCATATGGAGTTGGGGCTATTCCAGGCATTATAACTATTTTTATGGCTATTAAACTAATGAAAATCAGAAACTCCGCTATGGCTTATAAATATGATGAAGGAAAAAATGAAAAGCATATTGAAGAAATTTTAGATAATTTAAGAGTTTATTTTACCATTCAAGGCGTTTTGATCATTGTTTCTTTGGTTATGGCAATAATAGGTGTGATCATAGCTTTGAGTACTGGACAAGAACTTTATTAA